From the genome of Azospirillum sp. TSA2s:
CACAGGTTCCCGGACAGGGACTTCCGTCATCCCCGCGAAGGAGGGGATCCAGAAAACGCTTTTGGGAAGCGGCTTAGATGGCTGGATTCCCGCCTTCGCGGGAATGGCGGGCTTCCCTGGACGGGATCGGGTTACCCAAATGCGATTGCCGTGGGATCAGGTCCGGGCGATTATTTCCCGTCCTTCAACGCCTGCTGGAAGGCGGCAAGCACCTCGCTGCCGGGCAGGCGGCGCTTGTCCAGGTTGGCCGCCCATTCCTTGCTGACCGACGACAGCATGTCCTTCAGCTTCGCGCTTTCCGCTTCCGGCAGATGGACCATGGTCACCCCGGCCTTCTTCAGCCGTTCGATGTCGTTGGCCTCGTCGTGGTCGGTCTTTTCGCAGGCGTTGTGGTTGATGGTCTCGGCGGCCTTGTCCATGGCGTCGCGGACGTCGGCGGGCAGCTGGTCCCACTTGCGCTTGCTGATCATGTAGGTGATGACGAAGCTGCCCAGATTCTCGCCGACGGTCGCCGATTTCACCGTGTTCTGCAGGTCGTATGACAGCACGCTGGAATGGGGGAACAGCATCCCGTCGACGGTGCCGCGCGACAGCGCCTCCATCACGTCGGGGGTCGGGATCTGCACCGGCACGGCGCCCATCTTGCGGATCGCCAGTTCCTTCGCGGCGCCGGTGGTGCGGATCTTCTTGCCCTTTACGACGTCGATGCCCTCGATCCCGGTCTTGCCCATGTAAAGCTGGTAGGGCGGCAGAACCATCGTCCACAGCACCCGCATGCCCGCCGGCCCGATCTCGCGCTTGTCGAGGATGCCGCCGGGCTTGACCAGCTGCCAGTAGGCGTTGGTGCCGGCGCAGGACGAGCTGAAGGCCTCCGGCAACTCGGCCACGGTGGACAGCGGCAGCTTGTCGGTCACGAAGGCCGGCGCGACATAGCCGATGTCGGCCACGCCGTTTTGCGTCAGGGACAGCAGGTCCTTGGCCTTGCCCAGCTGTTCGGCCGGGTAGTATTCGAAATCGACCTTGCCGTTGGTCAGGCGCTTGATCTCGTCCATCCAGGGCTTGGTGCCGTATTCGACGACATAATGGCCGGCGGGGAAGGAATCGGCGACGCGCAGCTTCGTCTGCTGGGCCGCCGCGGGCGCCGCCGAGACGGCAAGCGCGACGGCGGAGACCATGGGAAGGGCCATGGGAAGGGTGCGCGCGAACAGGGCCGTGACGGTGGTCGGCTTCATGGGTTTCCTCCGGAATTTCAGCGGGTTGTTGTCGTTTGGCCGCGGGTCAGTAGCGCATGGTCGACGGCAGCCATGTGATGATCTGCGGAAAGGCGGTCAGCACCGCGATCAGGATCAGGTGCGCCACCACATGGGGCATCACGCCGGCGAAGATCTCCTCCAGCGGCCGGCCGGTGTAGCGGGCGACGACGAAGACATTCAGTCCCATCGGCGGGGTCACCATGCCGACCTCCGCGGTGATGACGACGATCACGCCGAACCAGACCGGGTCGAAGCCCAGCGAGAGTACGACCGGCAACACCACCGGCACGGTCAGGATCAGGATGGCGATCTGGTCCATGACGCAGCCCAGCAGCACATAGCCGAACAGGATCAGCGCCATGATCACCCACGGCGACACGTCGAGCGACCCGACCCAATGGACCAGGTCCTGGGTGATCTGCGTCAGGGTGAAGAAGGTCCCGAACACATGGGCGCCCAGCATGATCATCAGGATCATCGCGGTGGCATGGACCGCGCGGACCAGGGCGGCGCGCAGGGTCGCGGCGGTCAGGTTGCCCGAGCGCAGCGCCAGCAGGAACGCGCCGAAGGCGCCGATGCCCGCCGCCTCGGTCGGGGTGGCGATGCCGGCATAGATCGTCCCGGTGACGCCGGAGAACAGCAGGATCATCGCGCCGCACACCTTCAGCGAGGCGATCTTCTCGCGCAGGGTATAGCTGCGGCCTGCGGGAGCGCGGCTGCGGTCCTGGATGACCAGCAGATAGACGGTCAGCACGATGGTCAGCGTCACCAGGATGCCGGGGATGATGCCGCCGACCAGCAGCGCGCCGATGCTGACGTCGGCGATGATGCCGTAGAGCACCAGCGCGATGCTGGGCGGGATCAGCATCGCCAGCGTGCCGGAGATCGCCACCACGCCGCCGGCCAGCTTCGGCTCGTAGCCCTGTGCCAGCATGGCCGGGATCGAGGTGGAGGACAGCGTCGCCGCCGACGCCGTGCTGGAGCCGGAGATTGCGCCGAAGCCGGCGCCGGCCACCGCCGTCGCCATGCCCAGCCCGCCCGGCACCCGGCCGACCCATTTGGCCGCGGCGGCGAACAGGTCGTTGGCGACCCCGCTGAGGATCACGAACTCCGCCATCAGGATGAACATCGGGATGGTGATCATCTCGTAGGAGTTGGCGGTGGAGAAGGGCACCGTTTCGAGGATGCCCATCACCATGTCGACACCGCCGATCATCAGCAGCCCGGCCGCGCCGGACACCGCCATGGCGAACGCCACCGGCAGCCCGAAGGCCAGCATCAGGAAGAGTATGGAGATTCCGCCGAGCGCCACCATCAGATGCGTTCCTCCAGATTGGGTGTGGAAACGTGTTCGGCGCCCTGGGCGCCGCCGAAGGCGTCCCGGAGGTGGGTCGCGGTCAGCAGAAGATTGCGGAGCGTCAGCAGAACGCCGCCGATGACGACGGGCACCAGCGCGATCCAGGTCGGCCACAGATAGGCGCCGGACAGCGCCTCGTCGTTCTGCCAAGCGGAGAGGGAGCGCTGGAAGGCGAGCCAGCCGATCGCCGCCGTGACCATGGCGGACAGCAGGTAACCGGCCGCCTCGCCGATATGGCGCATTGGGGCCGGCATGCTGCGCTGGAGGATGTCGATGCCGATATGGCCGTTCTCGCGCAGGGTGTCCGACACGCCGAAGAAGAACATCCCGACCATGAGGTACAGGGAGATCACGTCGTAGGACCATGCCAGCGGCATGGCGAAGAAATACCTCAGGACCACGTCGGCCACGACGACCAGCATGATCAGCATCATGCAGGCCGCCGCGACCAGAGAGAAGACGTGGTCGACGGCGTCGAGGATGCCCGTCGGTCCGCGTGTCTTGCTCATGGCTGGCACCTCCCTCGATGTTTTATCGGCCGCCGTCCTGGACGAGCAGCACCGTTTTTCCCTTGTGCCGGCGGGCCAGCAGGTCCGCGGCGGCGGCCGGCATTTCCGCCCACGGGCGCCGGACGGCGATCTCCGCCGCCAGCCGACCCTCGGCGGCCAGAGTCAGCAGCAGGGACAGGCCGCGGGCGGCCGGCTCGCCGCTCTTGATCTCTTCGAAGACCGCGAGGCCGGTCACGGTCCGCGATCCGCTCATGTAGAAGGCGCGGGCGTCGATGGTGGTCTCGGGGCCGCCGGTGACGCCGAAGACGACGCAGATGCCGCCGGGCGCCAGCATGCCGAGCGACCGCGCCAGGGATGGTCCGCCGACGGATTCGACGATCAGGTCGAACGGTCCGAGGCTTGCGGCCTCGCCCTGATCCTCCGCCATCACCGCGGCATGGTGGGCACCGAAGCCGAGCGCCCGCGGCACGTCCCCGGCGGTGCGGACGATCGCGGTGACCCGCGCTCCGGCCTGCCGGGCCAGTTGGCAAGCGAAATGCCCGACGCCGCCGGTGGCGCCGGTGACCAGCACGCGCTTGCCCAGCAGGTCGCCGCCCCGCTTCAGCGCATACAGTGCCGTCAATCCGGCGACCGGCAGGCAGGCGGCCTGTTCCGTCGCCACCCCGTCGGGGATCGCCGCCAACTGGCGGACCGGCACGGCGGCCAGTTCGGACCATGCGCCCGACGCCAGCAGTCCGGCGACCCTGGTCCCGGCGGCGGGGCCGGAGCCGTCGGCCGCTTGCCGTTCCACCACGCCGGCCAGATCCCAGCCCGGCCTCGTCCCCGCCCGGGCGGACAGCGCCCGCGTCGCCTCGCCACGGTTGAGCGAGATCGCCTCCACCCGCACCAGCGCCTCCGACGGCTTCGGTTCGGGGGGCGGCACGTCCCGCACTGCGAAGACTCCTCCCGCCTCCATGACGATCGCTTGCATGGCCCTATCCTCCCGTTCGGCGGTTTCCTGTGCGCAAGGGTGCGGGTCAGCGGCCGGTGAAGTGCGGGTCCCGCCGCTCCAGCAGGCCCGCCACGGCTTCGCGGTGATCGTCCGTCGCATGGGCGAGCGCCTGCATCGCGGCCGACATCTCCAGCAGGCTGTCCAGGTCGGCGTTGCGGCCCTGGCGCAGCAGGCGCCGCGTCATCCGCACAGCGTGCGGTGGGTTGGCGGCGATGCGGGCGGCGAGCGCCCGCGCCTCCGCCAGCAGATCGGCGTCTGGCACCACACGGGAGACCAGCCCGCAGGCCAGCGCCTCCCGCGCGTCGATGGCGTCGCCGGTCAGCGCCATCTCGCAGGCCTTGGAGAAGCCGACGACCCGCGGCAGGAACCAGGCGCCGCCGTCGCCGGGCACGATGCCGACCTTGACGAAGCTTTCGGCGAAGCGGGCGCTTTCCCCGGCGATGCGCAGATCGCACATGCAGGCGAGGTCGCAGCCGGCACCGACGGCCGCCCCGTTCACCGCGGCGATGGTCGGCACCTCCATCGCCTCGATCAGCAGGGGAAGGCGCTGGATGCCGCGGCGGTAATTCAGCCGGGTCTGCGCCGGCAGCGGATCGTTGAGTCCGCCGGACGCCCCCATCTTCTTGAGGTTCCCGCCGGAGGAGAAGGCGGAGCCTGCACCGGTGATGATGATCGCGCGGGTGGCGTTGTCGGCGTCGAGCCGGGCCAGCGCGGCGATCAGCGTTTCCAGCACATCCTCGTCGGAGATCGGGTTGCGCTGTTCCGGCCGGTTCAGGGTCAGCGTGACGATGCCGTCCGCATTCTCTTCAAGCACCGCGTCGGTCATGGCGGTCGGGTCCTTCCTGTTGTGTCTTCTCCGGCCCCTGGGTGTTCGCGCCGACGGTGGGTCAGCGCAGGCCGAGGCCGCGGGCGATGATGCCGCGCAGGATCTCGCGGGTGCCGCCGCGCAGCGAAAAGGCCGGGGCGTTGAGGATGGTGTGGGCCAGGACAGCGGCTAGTTCGGTGTCGGCCTGCAGCGACGGTTCCACCGACACGACGCCGCGGACGATCTCGGGGATCTCCTGCTCCACCAGGGCACCGAGATCCTTGACCAGTGCCGCCTGCAGCGCCGGGTTCTCGCCGTTCTGGAGCATGCCGGCCACCGAGCGGGACAGCCGCCGTAGCGTGACGAGGTGCGCGGTCAGCCGGCCGACGGCTTCCCTGGCGCGATCCGACGGGTCGTCGCCCAGCGCGCGCACCACTTCCACCAGCAGGGTGAAGGAGGACAGGAAGCGCTCCGGCCCGCTGCGTTCGAATGCCAGCTCGCCCATCACCTGGTTCCAGCCATCGCCCATCCGGCCGATCAGGGCGCTGTCCGGGATGAAGGCGTCCTCGAACACCACCTCGTTGAAGTGATGCTCGCCCGACAAATCGGCGATCGGGCGGATGGTGATCCCGGGCGTGTTCAGATCGACCAGCAGCTGGCTGGTGCCGCCCTGCCGTTCTTCCTGGCTGCCGGTGCGGCAGAACAGGATCATGTAGTGGGACTTGTGGGCGTAGGTGGTCCACAGCTTCGTGCCGGTGACGCGGAATCCGCCCTCGACCGGGGTGGCGCGGGTGCGCACCGCGGCAAGGTCGGATCCGGAATCAGGCTCGCTCATGCCGATGCAGAAGAAGCATTCGCCGGCGGCGATGCGCGGCAGGATCGTTTGGCGCTGCTCCTCGGTCCCGACCTTCAGCAGCAGCGGGCCGCTCTGGCGGTCGGCGATCCAGTGGGCCGCCACCGGCGCCCCGGCCGCGAGCATCTCCTCCAGCACGACATAGCGTTCGA
Proteins encoded in this window:
- the dctP gene encoding TRAP transporter substrate-binding protein DctP, whose product is MKPTTVTALFARTLPMALPMVSAVALAVSAAPAAAQQTKLRVADSFPAGHYVVEYGTKPWMDEIKRLTNGKVDFEYYPAEQLGKAKDLLSLTQNGVADIGYVAPAFVTDKLPLSTVAELPEAFSSSCAGTNAYWQLVKPGGILDKREIGPAGMRVLWTMVLPPYQLYMGKTGIEGIDVVKGKKIRTTGAAKELAIRKMGAVPVQIPTPDVMEALSRGTVDGMLFPHSSVLSYDLQNTVKSATVGENLGSFVITYMISKRKWDQLPADVRDAMDKAAETINHNACEKTDHDEANDIERLKKAGVTMVHLPEAESAKLKDMLSSVSKEWAANLDKRRLPGSEVLAAFQQALKDGK
- a CDS encoding crotonase/enoyl-CoA hydratase family protein, with the translated sequence MTDAVLEENADGIVTLTLNRPEQRNPISDEDVLETLIAALARLDADNATRAIIITGAGSAFSSGGNLKKMGASGGLNDPLPAQTRLNYRRGIQRLPLLIEAMEVPTIAAVNGAAVGAGCDLACMCDLRIAGESARFAESFVKVGIVPGDGGAWFLPRVVGFSKACEMALTGDAIDAREALACGLVSRVVPDADLLAEARALAARIAANPPHAVRMTRRLLRQGRNADLDSLLEMSAAMQALAHATDDHREAVAGLLERRDPHFTGR
- a CDS encoding acyl-CoA dehydrogenase family protein, which codes for MTAFTFPAPPPADVEGLRAEVRDFLATELAARKPRDRARSWSGFDADFSRKLGERGWIGMTWPKAYGGHERSALERYVVLEEMLAAGAPVAAHWIADRQSGPLLLKVGTEEQRQTILPRIAAGECFFCIGMSEPDSGSDLAAVRTRATPVEGGFRVTGTKLWTTYAHKSHYMILFCRTGSQEERQGGTSQLLVDLNTPGITIRPIADLSGEHHFNEVVFEDAFIPDSALIGRMGDGWNQVMGELAFERSGPERFLSSFTLLVEVVRALGDDPSDRAREAVGRLTAHLVTLRRLSRSVAGMLQNGENPALQAALVKDLGALVEQEIPEIVRGVVSVEPSLQADTELAAVLAHTILNAPAFSLRGGTREILRGIIARGLGLR
- a CDS encoding zinc-binding dehydrogenase; translated protein: MQAIVMEAGGVFAVRDVPPPEPKPSEALVRVEAISLNRGEATRALSARAGTRPGWDLAGVVERQAADGSGPAAGTRVAGLLASGAWSELAAVPVRQLAAIPDGVATEQAACLPVAGLTALYALKRGGDLLGKRVLVTGATGGVGHFACQLARQAGARVTAIVRTAGDVPRALGFGAHHAAVMAEDQGEAASLGPFDLIVESVGGPSLARSLGMLAPGGICVVFGVTGGPETTIDARAFYMSGSRTVTGLAVFEEIKSGEPAARGLSLLLTLAAEGRLAAEIAVRRPWAEMPAAAADLLARRHKGKTVLLVQDGGR
- a CDS encoding TRAP transporter small permease, with product MSKTRGPTGILDAVDHVFSLVAAACMMLIMLVVVADVVLRYFFAMPLAWSYDVISLYLMVGMFFFGVSDTLRENGHIGIDILQRSMPAPMRHIGEAAGYLLSAMVTAAIGWLAFQRSLSAWQNDEALSGAYLWPTWIALVPVVIGGVLLTLRNLLLTATHLRDAFGGAQGAEHVSTPNLEERI
- a CDS encoding TRAP transporter large permease, which translates into the protein MVALGGISILFLMLAFGLPVAFAMAVSGAAGLLMIGGVDMVMGILETVPFSTANSYEMITIPMFILMAEFVILSGVANDLFAAAAKWVGRVPGGLGMATAVAGAGFGAISGSSTASAATLSSTSIPAMLAQGYEPKLAGGVVAISGTLAMLIPPSIALVLYGIIADVSIGALLVGGIIPGILVTLTIVLTVYLLVIQDRSRAPAGRSYTLREKIASLKVCGAMILLFSGVTGTIYAGIATPTEAAGIGAFGAFLLALRSGNLTAATLRAALVRAVHATAMILMIMLGAHVFGTFFTLTQITQDLVHWVGSLDVSPWVIMALILFGYVLLGCVMDQIAILILTVPVVLPVVLSLGFDPVWFGVIVVITAEVGMVTPPMGLNVFVVARYTGRPLEEIFAGVMPHVVAHLILIAVLTAFPQIITWLPSTMRY